A single region of the Brassica rapa cultivar Chiifu-401-42 chromosome A03, CAAS_Brap_v3.01, whole genome shotgun sequence genome encodes:
- the LOC103855535 gene encoding trihelix transcription factor PTL, translated as MEDHHTQYGIPELRQLMKGEGRTTTTASPSTSHFPSDFFGFNLAPAAPPPPPQHHRLHQFTINQEMGFLPHGIHGLGGGSSTAGNNSNLNMSTSGGGVGFSGFLDGGGLGGSGGTGRWPRQETLTLLEIRSRLDHKFKEANQKGPFWDEVSRIMSEEYGYQRSGKKCREKFENLYKYYKKTKEGKAGRQDGKHYRFFRQLEALYGDSNNLVSFPNHNTQFMSHALGFHTQNAMNITATTSNIHDVDSAHGLLHHQSLSISNNYNSSELELMTSSSEGNDSDSRRKKRSWKAKIKEFIDVNMKRLIERQDIWLEKLTKVIEDKEEQRMMKEEEWRKSEAARVEQVHLFWAKERERMEARDVAVLEALQYLAGKTLIKPSCSSPEERINGNNEIQNNSENVSLEGSGSCWNEQEIIKLMEIRTSMDTAFQEILGECSDEFLWEEVSAKLIQLGFDHKSALSCKEKWECISNGMRKEKKQISKKRKDNSSSCGVYYPRTEENAIYNNQESGYDDNDQHHHQMNEQDNVVSSTSNAAAGDLRGAMAASTNCFPFVMGDGDQNLWESYSLRLSKGENQ; from the exons atggAAGACCACCATACTCAGTACGGTATACCGGAACTCCGGCAGCTCATGAAAGGCGAAGGGAGGACGACTACGACGGCATCACCGTCCACTTCTCATTTTCCTTCTGATTTTTTCGGCTTCAACCTGGCCCCGGCCGCGCCGCCGCCACCGCCTCAACACCACCGTCTACATCAGTTCACTATTAACCAGGAGATGGGTTTCTTGCCACATGGCATACACGGGTTGGGTGGGGGTTCTTCGACGGCTGGAAATAACAGTAACTTAAACATGAGCACCAGTGGTGGAGGAGTTGGGTTTAGTGGGTTTCTCGACGGAGGAGGTCTCGGCGGAAGCGGAGGAACGGGACGGTGGCCGAGACAAGAAACCCTAACTCTGCTGGAGATTAGATCTCGTCTTGATCATAAGTTCAAAGAAGCTAATCAAAAGGGACCTTTCTGGGATGAAGTTTCTAG GATTATGTCTGAGGAATATGGATACCAAAGGAGTGGGAAGAAATGCAGAGAGAAGTTTGAGAATCTTTACAAATACTATAAGAAGACTAAAGAAGGCAAAGCCGGAAGACAAGACGGTAAACACTATAGATTTTTCCGGCAGCTTGAGGCGCTCTACGGTGATTCCAACAACTTGGTTTCTTTTCCCAATCATAACACACAGTTCATGAGCCATGCTCTTGGTTTCCACACTCAAAACGCTATGAACATTACTGCAACAACGTCTAACATTCATGACGTTGATAGTGCTCATGGTCTTTTACATCATCAAAGCCTAAGTATTTCTAACAACTACAACTCCTCCGAGCTGGAACTGATGACTTCGTCTTCTGAAGGGAATGATTCTGATAGTAGAAGGAAAAAGAGGAGTTGGAAAGCTAAGATCAAGGAGTTCATTGATGTGAACATGAAGAGGTTGATAGAGAGACAAGATATTTGGCTCGAGAAGCTGACAAAGGTTATCGAAGACAAAGAGGAACAAAGGATGATGAAAGAAGAGGAATGGAGAAAGAGTGAAGCTGCGAGGGTTGAGCAAGTGCATTTGTTTTGGGCTAAAGAGAGGGAGAGGATGGAAGCTAGGGATGTGGCGGTTCTTGAGGCATTGCAGTACTTGGCCGGAAAGACGTTGATAAAACCGTCATGTTCGTCCCCGGAAGAGAGGATTAATGGTAATAATGAGATCCAAAACAATAGTGAGAATGTTTCTCTTGAAGGAAGTGGTAGCTGCTGGAATGAGCAAGAGATCATAAAGCTTATGGAGATAAGAACTAGCATGGACACGGCGTTTCAAGAGATATTGGGAGAATGCTCCGATGAATTTCTATGGGAGGAAGTCTCAGCGAAATTGATTCAGTTAGGGTTTGATCACAAAAGTGCCTTATCGTGCAAGGAAAAGTGGGAATGTATAAGCAATGGAATGAGGAAAGAAAAGAAGCAAATCAGCAAGAAAAGGAAGGACAATTCGTCGAGCTGCGGCGTGTACTATCCAAGAACCGAGGAAAATGCGATCTACAACAATCAAGAAAGTGGATATGATGATAATGATCAGCATCATCATCAGATGAATGAACAAGACAATGTAGTTTCTTCAACATCAAACGCAGCTGCTGGAGATTTGAGAGGCGCAATGGCTGCTAGTACAAACTGCTTCCCGTTCGTCATGGGGGATGGAGATCAGAATTTATGGGAGAGTTATAGTTTGAGGCTAAGTAAAGGAGAGAATCAGTGA